The Streptomyces sp. WZ-12 genome segment CCTGGAGTCCTCCGACGAGGCCCTGGTGCGCCGCTTCGAGTCGGTCCGCCGCCCGCACCCCCTCCAGGGCGACGGCCGGATCGTCGACGGCATCGCCGCCGAGCGCGACCTGCTGCGCGAACTGCGCGGCGACGCCGACCTGGTCATCGACACCTCCAGCCTCAACGTCCATGAGCTGCGCGCCAAGTTGGACGCCCAGTTCGCCGGCGAGGAGGTCCCCGAGCTGCGCGCCACGGTCATGTCCTTCGGCTTCAAGTACGGCCTCCCGGTCGACGCCGACATGGTCATCGACTGCCGCTTCATCCCCAACCCGCACTGGGTCCCCGAGCTGCGCCCCTTCACCGGCCTGAACGACGAGGTCTCCAACTACGTCTTCAACCAGCCCGGTTCCAAGGAATTCCTGGACGGCTACACCGAGCTGCTCCGCCTGGTCGCGGCCGGCTACCGCCGCGAGGGCAAGCGCTATGTGACCATCGCCGTCGGCTGCACCGGCGGTAAGCACCGCAGCGTCGCGATGTCCGAGAAGCTGGCCCGCCGGCTGAGCTCCGAGGGCGTCGAAACGGTCGTCGTGCACCGGGACATGGGGCGCGAGTGACCTCCCGTACGCCGCGGCTGCGCCGGGTCCGCCGCTTCGTCCCCAGCGGCCGCGCGACCAAGGGCGCCACCCCCAAGGTGGTGGCCCTCGGCGGCGGCATGGGCCTGTCCGCCTCGCTCGCCGCCCTGCGCCGGATCACCCGGGACGTGACGGCCGTGGTCACCGTCGCCGACGACGGCGGCTCCAGCGGCCGGCTGCGCGACGAGCTCGGCGTGCTGCCCCCCGGAGACCTGCGCAAGGCGCTGGCCGCGCTGTGCGGTGACGACGACTGGGGCCAGACCTGGGCCCGGGTGATCCAGCACCGCTTCACCAGTGAGGGCGAGCTGCACGACCACGCTGTCGGCAATCTGCTGATCGTCGCCCTGTGGGAGCAACTCGGCGACCACGTCCAGGCGCTGGACCTGGTCGGCAGGCTGCTCGGCGCGCACGGCCGGGTGCTGCCGATGTCGGCGGTGCCGCTCGAACTCCAGGCTCAGGTCAAGGGTCTGGACCAGGATCACCCGGACGAGATCAGCACGGTCCGCGGCCAGGCCACGGTCGCGCTCACCCGCGGCGAGGTGCAGTCCGTGCACGTCGTTCCGGAGGAGCCGCCGGCCGTCCCGGAGGCGGTCGCCGCGGTCCGGGACGCCGACTGGGTGGTGTTGGGCCCCGGTTCGTGGTTCTCCTCGGTCATCCCGCATCTGCTCGTGCCCGAGCTGCGCGTGGCCCTGGAGGAGACCCAGGCCCGCAAGGTCCTCTCGCTCAACCTCGCGCCCCAGCCGGGCGAAACCGAGGGCTTCTCCCCGCAGCGTCATTTGGAGGTTTTGGCCCGACACGCCCCTAAACTCGCCTTCGACGTGGTGCTGGCAGATGAGGCCGCGGTGCCCGATATCGACGGCCTGACGGTTGCCGCCAAGCAACTGGTGGGAAGCGAGGTCGAGCTGGCCGCGGTCGCTGCACGCGGAGACGACGCCCGGTCCGGTGCCGGCGGAGCCCCCGACCGGCACGATCCGGAACTGCTGGCAGCCGCGTACGACCGTATTTTTCGGATGCATGGAAGGATCGGCCCATGGCGATGACGGCTGCGGTGAAGGATGAGATCTCCCGGCTCCCCGTCACCCGGACCTGCTGCCGGAAGTCCGAGGTCTCGTCGATCCTGCGGTTCGCGGGTGGTCTGCACCTGGTCAGCGGCCGCATCGTGATCGAGGCGGAGCTCGACACGGGCATCGCCGCCCGCCGGCTCCGCAAGGACATCCTGGAGATCTTCGGGCACTCCTCGGACCTGGTGGTGATGGCCCCCGGCGGGCTGCGGCGCGGCAGTCGCTACGTGGTCCGCGTGGTGGCCGGCGGCGACCAACTGGCCCGGCAGACCGGCCTGGTGGACGGCCGCGGCCGGCCCATCCGCGGCCTGCCCCCGCAGGTGGTCTCCGGCGCGACCTGCGACGCCGAGGCCGCCTGGCGCGGCGCCTTCCTCGCCCACGGCTCGCTGACCGAGCCCGGCCGCTCGTCCTCCCTGGAGGTCACCTGCCCCGGCCCCGAGGCCGCGCTCGCCCTGGTCGGCGCGGCCCGCCGGCTCGGCATCGGCGCCAAGGCCCGCGAGGTGCGCAGCGTCGACCGCGTCGTCGTCCGTGACGGTGATGCGATCGGCGCGCTGCTGACGCGGCTGGGTGCCCACGAGTCGGTGCTGGCGTGGGAGGAGCGACGGATGCGGCGCGAGGTGCGGGCCACCGCCAACCGCCTCGCCAACTTCGACGACGCCAACCTCCGCCGCTCGGCGCGGGCCGCGGTCGCCGCCGGCGCCCGGGTCCAGCGCGCCCTGGAGATCCTCGGCGAGGAGGTCCCCGAGCACCTCGCGGCGGCCGGCCGGCTGCGCATGGAGCACAAGCAGGCGTCCCTGGAGGAGCTCGGCGCGCTGGCCGATCCGCCGCTGACGAAGGACGCGGTCGCCGGCCGGATCCGCCGGCTGCTGGCGATGGCCGACAAGCGCGCCCAGGACCTGGGCATCCCGGGCACCGAGTCCAACCTCACCGAGGAGCTCGCCGACGGCATGGTGAGCTGACCTCCGCCGGGCCCGAACCACGCGCGCCCCCGGCACCCGTATCGGGTGCCGGGGGCGCCGTGCGTTCGCAGCTCATGGGGGTGCCGAACCCGTAGGCGTCAGAGGGGCTCGAAGGCGCTCACTTGAGCATCTTTCGCGGCCGATGTCAATGTCACGTACGTCTCTTCCAGGGGGTAGGGTCGTAGGCGGTCGGGGACAGCCCATACAGCTCGCCGGTTATCAAAACCGGCGTACCAACGAGGAGATCGGTTCGTGACGATCCGCGTAGGCATCAACGGATTCGGCCGCATTGGTCGCAACTACTTCCGCGCGCTCCTGGAGCAGGGCGCGGACATCGAGATCGTCGGTGTCAACGACCTGACCGACAACGCCACCCTGGTTCACCTGCTGAAGTACGACACCATCCTGGGTCGCCTGAAGCAGGACGTCAGCCACACCGACGACACCATCACGGTCGGCGACCAGACCTTCAAGACGATGGCCGAGCGCGACCCGGCGAAGCTCCCCTGGGGCGAGCTCGGTGCCGACGTCGTCATCGAGTCGACCGGCATCTTCACCAAGCGCGAGGACGCCGCCAAGCACCTCGCCGCCGGCGCCAAGAAGGTCCTGATTTCCGCGCCCGCCAAGGACGAGGACATCACGATCGTGATGGGCGTCAACCAGGACAAGTACGACGCGGCCAACCACCACGTCATCTCCAACGCCTCCTGCACCACCAACTGTGTGGCGCCGATGGCCAAGGTTCTCGACGAGAACTTCGGCATCGTCAAGGGCATGATGACCACGGTCCACGCGTACACCAACGACCAGCGCATCCTGGACTTCCCGCACAAGGACCTGCGCCGCGCCCGCGCCGCCGCGGAGAACATCATCCCGACCTCCACCGGTGCCGCCAAGGCCACCGCCCTGGTCCTCCCGCAGCTCAAGGGCAAGCTGGACGGCATCGCCATGCGCGTGCCGGTCCCCACCGGTTCGGTCACCGACCTGGTGCTGGAGCTCGACCGCGAGGTCAGCAAGGACGAGATCAACGCCGCCTTCCAGAAGGCCGCCGAGGGGCAGCTCAAGGGCATCCTGGAGTACACCGAGGACCCGATCGTCTCCTCGGACATCGTCAACTGGCCGGCCTCCTGCACCTTTGACTCCTCCCTTACGATGACCCAGGGCAAGCAGGTCAAGATCGTCGGCTGGTACGACAACGAGTGGGGCTACTCCAACCGTCTGGTGGACCTCACCGTCTTCGTCGGCGGCCAGCTCTGATCTCCGCCTGACGTCACCTAAGGCACCGGAATGTGCGGACGGGGCTCGTAGGGCGCGGCAACGCGACCTACGGGCCCCGTCCCATGACGGACTACAACGGAGTCACTTCACATGAAGACGATCGACGACCTGATCCAGGACGGCGTCGCCGGCAAGCGGGTCTTCGTCCGCGCCGATCTCAACGTCCCGCTGGACGGCACCACCATCACCGACGACGGCCGGATCCGCGCCGTCCAGCCGACCATCGCCAAGCTCGCCGCGGCCGGCGCCAAGGTGATCGTCGCCTCCCACCTGGGCCGTCCCAAGGGCGCCCCGGACCCCGCCTTCTCGCTGGCCCCCGCGGCCCGGCGGCTCGGTGAACTCCTCGGCCAGGACGTGGCGTTCGCCACCGACACGGTCGGCGAGTCCGCCCGTTCCGTGACCGCGCAACTGGCCGACGGTCAGGTGGCCGTCCTGGAGAACCTCCGCTTCAACGCCGGCGAGACCAGCAAGGACGACGCCGAGCGCGGCGCCTTCGCCGACCAGCTCGCCGAGCTCGCCGACCTCTACGTCGGCGACGGCTTCGGCGCCGTGCACCGCAAGCACGCCTCGGTCTACGACCTGCCCAAGCGGCTGCCGCACGCCGCCGGCGACCTGATCGCCACCGAGGTCGGCGTGCTGAAGAAGCTCACCGAGGACGTCAAGCGCCCCTACACGGTCGTCCTCGGCGGTGCGAAGGTTTCGGACAAGCTCGCCGTCATCGACGAGCTGCTCGGCAAGGCCGACCGGCTGCTGATCGGCGGCGGTATGGCGTACACCTTCCTCAAGGCCAAGGGCTACGAGGTCGGCATCTCCCTCCTCCAGGAGGATCAGATCTCGACCGTCACCGAGTACATGGAGCGCGCCGCGAAGAACGGCGTCGAGCTCGTGCTGCCCGTGGACGTGCTGGTCTCCGCGGACTTCCCCGACCTCAAGACGAAGGCCCCGGCCAACTTCGAGACGGTCGACGCCGACAAGATCCCCTCCGACAAGGAGGGGCTGGACATCGGCCCCAAGTCCCGTGAGCTGTTCGCCTCCAAGATCGTCGACGCCGAGACCGTCTTCTGGAACGGACCGGTCGGCGTCGCCGAGCACCCCGACTACGCCGGTGGCACCACCGCCATCGCGCAGGCCCTGCTCGACAGCACGGGCTTCACCGTCGTCGGCGGCGGCGACTCCGCCGCGGCCGTCCGCAACCTGGGCTTCGACGAGTCGAAGTTCGGCCACATCTCGACCGGCGGCGGCGCCAGCCTCGAATACCTCGAAGGCAAGACGCTCCCCGGCCTCGCCGCTCTGGAGGACTGAACAACCGTGAGTGACCGCACCCCGCTGATGGCGGGCAACTGGAAGATGAACCTCAACCACCTTGAGGCCATCGCCCACGTCCAGAAGCTCGCCTTCGCCCTGAACGACAAGGACTTCGACCAGGTGGAGGTCGCGGTCCTGCCGCCCTTCACCGACCTGCGCTCGGTGCAGACCCTCGTCGACGGCGACAAGCTCAAGATCAAGTACGGTGCCCAGGACCTCTCGGCGCACGGCTCCGGCGCCTACACCGGCGAGATCTCCGGCGCCATGCTCTCCAAGCTGAAGTGCGCCTACGTGGCCGTCGGCCACAGCGAGCGCCGCCAGTACCACGGTGAGGACGAGGAGGTCTGCAACGCCAAGGTCAAGGCCGCGTTCCAGCACGGCCTGACCCCGATCCTCTGCGTCGGCGAGGGCCTGGACGTCCGCAAGGCCGGCAACCAGGTCGCGCACACCCTCGCCCAGGTCGACGGCGGCCTCAAGGACGTCCCGGCCGAGCAGGCCGAGACGATCGTGATCGCCTACGAGCCGGTGTGGGCCATCGGCACCGGCGAGGTCGCGACCCCCGAGGACGCGCAGGAGGTCTGCGCGGCCATCCGCGGCCGCCTCGCCGAGCTCTACAGCCAGGAGCTGGCCGACAAGGTCCGCATCCAGTACGGCGGCTCGGTCAAGTCCGGCAACGTCGCCGCGATCATGGCGCAGCCGGACGTCGACGGCGCCCTGGTGGGCGGCGCGGCCCTGGACGCGGACGAATTCGTCAAGATCGTCCGCTTCCGCGATCAGTAGCAGCTATGACGACGGGCCCGGCCCGTCGTACCCTGTCGGGGCCGGGCCCGGTGTCGTGCGCACCGCCCGGCCCCGTGCCGTCCGGCCCCGTCCGGCCGGCTTGTTCCGTCCGACAGTCCTCAGAGAGTTGGTCCAGCCGTGGTCATCGGGTTCTCGATCGCCCTCATCATCTTCAGCTTGCTGCTGATGATGCTGGTGCTCATGCACAAGGGGAAGGGCGGCGGCCTGTCCGACATGTTCGGTGGCGGCATGCAGTCCACGGTCGGCGGCTCCTCCGTCGCCGAGCGCAACCTCGACCGCATCACCATCGTGATCGGTCTGCTCTGGTTCGCGTGCATCGTCGTGCTCGGCAT includes the following:
- a CDS encoding phosphoglycerate kinase, with product MKTIDDLIQDGVAGKRVFVRADLNVPLDGTTITDDGRIRAVQPTIAKLAAAGAKVIVASHLGRPKGAPDPAFSLAPAARRLGELLGQDVAFATDTVGESARSVTAQLADGQVAVLENLRFNAGETSKDDAERGAFADQLAELADLYVGDGFGAVHRKHASVYDLPKRLPHAAGDLIATEVGVLKKLTEDVKRPYTVVLGGAKVSDKLAVIDELLGKADRLLIGGGMAYTFLKAKGYEVGISLLQEDQISTVTEYMERAAKNGVELVLPVDVLVSADFPDLKTKAPANFETVDADKIPSDKEGLDIGPKSRELFASKIVDAETVFWNGPVGVAEHPDYAGGTTAIAQALLDSTGFTVVGGGDSAAAVRNLGFDESKFGHISTGGGASLEYLEGKTLPGLAALED
- the secG gene encoding preprotein translocase subunit SecG, producing MVIGFSIALIIFSLLLMMLVLMHKGKGGGLSDMFGGGMQSTVGGSSVAERNLDRITIVIGLLWFACIVVLGILMKLGS
- the whiA gene encoding DNA-binding protein WhiA, translated to MAMTAAVKDEISRLPVTRTCCRKSEVSSILRFAGGLHLVSGRIVIEAELDTGIAARRLRKDILEIFGHSSDLVVMAPGGLRRGSRYVVRVVAGGDQLARQTGLVDGRGRPIRGLPPQVVSGATCDAEAAWRGAFLAHGSLTEPGRSSSLEVTCPGPEAALALVGAARRLGIGAKAREVRSVDRVVVRDGDAIGALLTRLGAHESVLAWEERRMRREVRATANRLANFDDANLRRSARAAVAAGARVQRALEILGEEVPEHLAAAGRLRMEHKQASLEELGALADPPLTKDAVAGRIRRLLAMADKRAQDLGIPGTESNLTEELADGMVS
- the rapZ gene encoding RNase adapter RapZ codes for the protein MREADQGESAAIPELVIISGMSGAGRSTAAKCLEDLGWFVVDNIPPELIPPMVELGARSQGNVAKIAVVVDVRGRRFFANLKESLATLDAQNVKRRIVFLESSDEALVRRFESVRRPHPLQGDGRIVDGIAAERDLLRELRGDADLVIDTSSLNVHELRAKLDAQFAGEEVPELRATVMSFGFKYGLPVDADMVIDCRFIPNPHWVPELRPFTGLNDEVSNYVFNQPGSKEFLDGYTELLRLVAAGYRREGKRYVTIAVGCTGGKHRSVAMSEKLARRLSSEGVETVVVHRDMGRE
- the tpiA gene encoding triose-phosphate isomerase; translated protein: MSDRTPLMAGNWKMNLNHLEAIAHVQKLAFALNDKDFDQVEVAVLPPFTDLRSVQTLVDGDKLKIKYGAQDLSAHGSGAYTGEISGAMLSKLKCAYVAVGHSERRQYHGEDEEVCNAKVKAAFQHGLTPILCVGEGLDVRKAGNQVAHTLAQVDGGLKDVPAEQAETIVIAYEPVWAIGTGEVATPEDAQEVCAAIRGRLAELYSQELADKVRIQYGGSVKSGNVAAIMAQPDVDGALVGGAALDADEFVKIVRFRDQ
- a CDS encoding gluconeogenesis factor YvcK family protein, producing MTSRTPRLRRVRRFVPSGRATKGATPKVVALGGGMGLSASLAALRRITRDVTAVVTVADDGGSSGRLRDELGVLPPGDLRKALAALCGDDDWGQTWARVIQHRFTSEGELHDHAVGNLLIVALWEQLGDHVQALDLVGRLLGAHGRVLPMSAVPLELQAQVKGLDQDHPDEISTVRGQATVALTRGEVQSVHVVPEEPPAVPEAVAAVRDADWVVLGPGSWFSSVIPHLLVPELRVALEETQARKVLSLNLAPQPGETEGFSPQRHLEVLARHAPKLAFDVVLADEAAVPDIDGLTVAAKQLVGSEVELAAVAARGDDARSGAGGAPDRHDPELLAAAYDRIFRMHGRIGPWR
- the gap gene encoding type I glyceraldehyde-3-phosphate dehydrogenase — its product is MTIRVGINGFGRIGRNYFRALLEQGADIEIVGVNDLTDNATLVHLLKYDTILGRLKQDVSHTDDTITVGDQTFKTMAERDPAKLPWGELGADVVIESTGIFTKREDAAKHLAAGAKKVLISAPAKDEDITIVMGVNQDKYDAANHHVISNASCTTNCVAPMAKVLDENFGIVKGMMTTVHAYTNDQRILDFPHKDLRRARAAAENIIPTSTGAAKATALVLPQLKGKLDGIAMRVPVPTGSVTDLVLELDREVSKDEINAAFQKAAEGQLKGILEYTEDPIVSSDIVNWPASCTFDSSLTMTQGKQVKIVGWYDNEWGYSNRLVDLTVFVGGQL